The Prionailurus bengalensis isolate Pbe53 chromosome E2, Fcat_Pben_1.1_paternal_pri, whole genome shotgun sequence region TTAAACTGTGCTCATCAGCCTTCCTGAAACATTGTAACCTGGCTATCAGctgcctttcttttccctcttttaagAGCCACACATTGAATAGCAAGGTGCTATATgacacttaaacccctttcctcaGTAACAAGATTGACAGACTACAGCCTATAGTTTGGCCACCTGATTTTGTGAAGAaagtttattggaacacagccatgccttAACATTTACATACTATCTGTGTTCCCCAAATACAGTGGGAGAGTTGAATAATTTTGActgagaccatatggcccacaaagcctaaaatatttactctctgacccTTTAAGAACATGTTTGCCAACCACTGGTCTATAATATTccatcttcttcaaaattataacTTTGTATACTCTGTGACATGTTCCATTTCATTTGTGCCTGTTGTGAATCTTCTCATACAGCACCCTTCTCCGCATTTAGTTATGGTTCATGCTGTGTCTGTTTATATGCTGTGTGTTGTTTAAATGTTTAGGgtatttttcaagtaattttattCCAGATCataataatagaataaagaaaGGTTTGCTGTATTTTCTCCAGAAAACATTTGTCAAGTTAATGTCCAGAGGAAAAGACAGCAAGACATGATTTTGAAACAAGGGGCATTCATCAGCAAAAAAACATTGCCCAAGGAAAGAAGCCATGAAGACAATAAGTTTGGGAAAATATCACCTCTGAGCATTAATCTTTTTCCTTCAGTTCAAGACCCCAATAACTGGGACCCCTATGGAAAAAGTGTGAACCATAATTTAGACTTGATTGGTTTTAAgagaaactattcaaaaaaagATGAGTGCTGTGGATGTGGGAAATTGTTACAGCATACAAACCATGATAGAAAACCTAATGGAGAAAAACTCTGGGAATGCAGTCACTGTGAGAGAGCTTTTAGCCACAACCCAGCACTTATGTATAAACCAACAGTAACCAATTCTCTTGTGTACAAACGTAAGAGGGTTCCACCTACAGAGAAACCCCATGTCTGTAgtgagtgtgggaaagccttctgCTACAAGTCTGAATTCATTAGGCATCAGAGAAGTCACACTGGGGAGAAGCCATATGGATGCACTGACTGTGGGAAAGCCTTTTCACATAAGTCAACCCTTATTAAACATCAGCGAATTCACACTGGGGTAAGAccctttgaatgttttttttgtGGGAAAGCCTTCACTCAGAAGTCACACCGCAGAGAACATCAAAGAACACATACTGGAGAAAGACCCTTTgtgtgcagtgaatgtgggaagtCATTTGGTGAGAAGTCATACCTCAATGTACATCGAAAAATACACACAGGAGAAAGACCATATCGTTGTAGAGAATGTGGAAAATCCTTCAGCCAAAAATCATGCCTCAATAAACATTGGAGAACTCATACAGGAGAAAAACCCTATGGATGCAGTGAATGTGGCAAAGCTTTCTATCAGAAGCCAAACCTCAGTAGACACCAGAAAATTCATGCCAGAAAGAATGCCTATAGGAATTAAAACATGATAATTGTGGGAAGCCTTAAGCAAGGTATCCTATTTCATTGTATGTGGAAGCATTCATTTTCAGGAGAAATCTCATTGATTTAATGAATTTGGACAAAATGTTTTACCATAAGGGGAGTCATGTTCTAATTGTGATGGAAAACTTTATACAAAGATTGTAGAAAAcactttataaaacataaacatgGTCACTCTGGcttatgaaagtttaaaaatatgttaatgggataacaatacaaaatatatgtgaaaagaatTGGTATATTATGGCATATTCCACAGTGAGCCACATAATaagcattatttatattttggaaatgtaaATGTGGATTTAATGTGATTTGTGAATATCAAGCACATTTGTCACATAGTATGTAGAATGCCATTCACCAAACTTTTTCACTCTAAATATCACCATTGTCTTTTAATGTcttaacaatataaaaaataagaacatttgttAATGTTGAAAAGGCAAGGCTAAGGAATAGTTTCACAACCTAATATTGGAggaacaaaataccataaacttgATAGCACAGCCATTATTTGACAAATAGTAGTGTGGCCCTGGCATATTGTGCACTACTTCTATTTTATTAGTCTTAGCTTAACATGCCTTTGCAGCAAATTAGGAAAGACAGTGTTTATATGAGTCTTATAATTCAGAAATGTTTCTTGCAGAGACCAAAGatagaatttttctgttttttttttctttttgcaaattaaTTCAGCAATGTCCACTTTTCTTCCCTATCAATTTCCCTGTGAATATCCTGGGCATGAAAACCCAAATTGTTTCATCATtccaatcttgaaaaaaaaatctacttcctTGAGCTGCCACATCttccaaataaaacaaatgccCACACTGTTCAAGATATGCCTCCTGTAAGAATGCCTGGTCCagaatgagaaaggaaacaatcacatgAGCAccggatgttgtatgtaagtgatgaatcactaaattctacacctgaaactaatattacactgtatgttaattaactggaatttaaataaaaatctgggaaaaaaataatcacagataAAGATATGATTAAGAGAGTGATAAAAGATATTTCATACAAATCTAGATCAACctgtttttaaaagaggaattAAATGCTTTTCTTGCAAAATATAAGTTAGGAAAATTGCAAGAAGTAGAAACTTGATAGAACAATTACCATTGAAGAGTTTGGAAAAGTGATTAAAGATCTAGGATTGAAAAATGCTCCAGGGCCCAGatgatttcattgtttcttcttGATACCAGTGTTATTTGAAGTATTTCAGCCCATAGATTATGTTCTCCAGTTTATTTTATGAAGTCAGAATAAGTTTTAACACCAAAACCGAATAAAGgtaattggaaaaaagaaaactccaggccagTCTTACTCatgaatttagaaacaaaaattataattaaaataataacaagtaGAATTCAGCAATATACCTAAAGAATGACATAATGACCAAGGAAGAATTATTCCAAGAATGCGGAGCCAATGCAGTAATaggaaataaatcaattaaaattaacaGTTTAAAAGAGAAGATGCCATCCATCAATGCTGACAAGATATTTAATAGAATTTGCAAACATTTCcaatctaataaaatataaattaaattgtaATACTTAGTAACCACTTAGGAGTTACTTTACCAAAATCCTATAGCATATTTTACACTAaaaccattttttgaaaattaagaatttaatagTATTAGAGATAAGGGTGTTCACTGCTGTCTATTTTTACTGAACATTGTGTTGGAGTTTCCAATGAAggcagtaaaaaaattaaattaattggtataaacaatttaaaaagagggaaactttTTGATgatattatatatcaataaatgaAGAGACTAGTAATTGTTTTGGGTTGAAAGGTAATTTTCTAAAAAGACAGTATAGAAATTAAGTTTTCTCTGTAAACATCTAATAACTTACATGTACTTCTTTTGGAATTACACTAAATGTcagtgattttttcttttaacttatgtGAAATGATCTTAAAATCCATATGGAAGAACAAATGTCTAACAATCTAGACaagaaaagtatgaaaaagaaTTTCATACCAGATGTCAGAATATAACATGAAGTCACTTTAATCAAATTAATAAAGTATTGGCAAAGGATAAATACATCAATGGATCAGAATAGAAAATCTTGAAATAGACCTAAGTGTATATGAGCTTTCTCATATATGGCAAGGTGGAATTTCAGGCTATAGGGGAAAggaatagtttatttaaaaagaattctggtACAATTGGCTTTTACTCAGGAAGAAAGTGAAATTTGACTAATACCccaaagcatatgaaaaaaaaatccaggtgaatttaagatttaaattgtttaataataaaattcttgaaggaaaaatgaaaggagacTACAGGTACAATCTAGGAGTTGGGAAGATTAACTTTACCAACAAAAGATACTTGAaggctattaaaaaatatttgactacataaaaGTATAATCTTTTGTATGGCAAAGGTGCCATCAACAAAGTCAGTACATGATATTTTtgagggaaatatttgcaaagccaATCAGAGAAGAGGTGCTTTTCAAATTGACAGGAAAAAGATAACTCAGTGGCAAAACATGGGAAAGTATTGTGAATAGACAGTTGTAAAAACAGCAAACCCAACTGGCTGGCTATCAAAAAATGTTTAGCTTCAGTGGTTGTTGGGGAATACAGATTAAACTCATAATGAGATGGGGTGTCATAATGAGTggggttgagcattcaacttcggctcaggtcatgatcttgaggttcatgagtttgagccctgcgttgggctctctgttggcagctcggaacctggagactgctttggattctgggtctccctctctctgccccttccccactagcactctctctctttcaaaaataaataaacattaaaaaagatttaaagtccTAATGAGATAACTGTGTGCAATCAAACTGACAAAAAATAGCAGGACTGCTTTTTTGCTGTCCCAACAAAGGTTCTTATACACCACTGGTGGAAACATAATCATTACAGCTCTTTCAAAAAATCAGTGTGGTAACATCTATTATAATTTAAAGTACTTAGGCCACTTTGAGGAATCTCTTAGAAGTAAAACCCCAATACATGAAGACAGATGAATAtggatatttattataaaattattcctAGTGGCAAGAAGACACTAGAATCCAaataaatgcccatcaatagggaaattggaaaagggaaggaattaTATCCATTCCATAACATGTTTATATAGCCACTAAGGTGAACAAATTAAACCATGCTAGTGGACTTGAATTCCATAATGTTTTcttgagtgaaaaaagcaagggagtgaaaaaagcatattttaagtGTGTAAAATATGATCCTGTTTTTGTAAATCAGTGACAAAATGCCTCTAGGTGTTTATGAGTGATAAATATGTAtccatatatgtttatgtatgatTTTCTATGCATGGAGAAAAGTGTTGAAGAGTATATATtgggttggggggaggtgggtgataTAGGTTGGTTTGAGGGAGtcagagagggaaaatgaaagccaaaaagaaaaaaaaatacatcaatgaACCAGGTATGATATCTCAAATGTGTGATTAAAGTTATTTGAGTGGGGAGCTAGAATTCTGCTAATTTGTTGATATGTTTGTGctatattgttaagtgaaaacgGCAAATTGCAGAATAATGTatacaaatctatttttttttattaaaaaccctgtatgtgtatatatgcatgtatgtttatATGAACAAAGTATGGATGGATATACAGCAGGGTGTTAACATTGGTTATCTTGgtagggaaggggaaaatggcagttgtttaatttatatgtctttgtattgttttacttgttttaacatatatatcttttgtaatttgaaaaacaaaataaagggggaaaatgttTCAAAGTGCATAAAGCATTgcaagtgtttctgttttctgacaAGATGGCACTTTGGTCTGGTTTACTGCCTTTCCTCCAGCACTGTCCTTCAGATATCACCAAAGTAAAAGTAAATGTCTAGATTGTTACTTGTGCTTCTGAAAAGCAAAacgaaatattttgagaaactcccaagcagagagaggttttttgtttttattttgaaataaattttgatttataaaaaaaagttgcaaaacaGTTCTTATGTAGTTTTCATCCAGTGTctcctaatgttaacatcttatataaccttagtacaattatcaaaaccaggaaattaacatgATACAAACTAGTAAGTATAGTCCTTCCCACTGATGTCTATCTAGTCCAAGGTCAAGTCAAGACCCCACAGTGCATTTACTTGTTATTTATCTTCAGTCTCCTCCAATTTGTGACAGTTCCTCAGTGTTTGGTCTTTCATGACTtagacgctttttttttttaaggaatactcaccagttattttgtagaatattcctCAATTTGTGTTTGATTCAgtattttctctgatttcactGAGGTTATGCATCAATACTACAAAAGTGATGTATCCTCAGAGCATAATATCAGAGGATACATGATGTTGATGAAATCTAACAGTCACCATTGATCACATGGTTAAGATGCTTACTGTTAGATTTCTACATTATGAAACATTATTAACATTGTAGTTAATAAATATCTTGGGCAAGATAAttttgcagaattttttaaaaatacatctcagCAGGCCTTGGCCCCAGAGATTCTGTTTAATTAGCTCCAAGGATTCAAGCATCCCTAGTAATTCTAATGGGCAGACAAGAGTGGACTTTGGATATGGACAACACACCTAATCATTAGCCCTGAAACAAAGCATCATCCTTACAGAACAAATAGTAATGAGAAACTGAATTATGACATTTATAAACACTGGTCTTTAGCTTTGGTAACCTAGGTGTGTTAGTTATCTAGTACTACTTAAAACTAAGcacaaacttagtagcttaaagcaacacacatcatcttgcagtttgagTCAGAAGTCCAGGTATAGCTTAGCTAGGTCCTCTGATTCAGGGTCTTACAAGGCTATAGTTCAGTATTTCCCAGAACAGTGGTCTCATCTGATCCTCAACTAGGGAAGGGCCTGCTTGCAAGATCacatggttgttggcagaattcagttctttgtgAGCTATTAGACTAagggcctcagttccttgctggctgtGGGCCAGAGGCTACCCTTAGTTCCTTGCCATATGGACCTCTCTGAAGTCCAGCTTTCTAGAGAGAATAGAGGTGCTAGAAATGGAGTTGTTAATTGATCGTGTCTATGTGAGGAAGCATCCATAAAAATCCCAATAGAATGGGGTCTGGGGAATTTCCAAGTTGA contains the following coding sequences:
- the ZNF793 gene encoding zinc finger protein 793 isoform X1 encodes the protein MIEYQQRPVSFKDVVVGFTQEEWYRLNPAQRALYRDVMLETYSNLVSVGYEGTKPYVILKLEQEEAPWICEAACSGCHCQENICQVNVQRKRQQDMILKQGAFISKKTLPKERSHEDNKFGKISPLSINLFPSVQDPNNWDPYGKSVNHNLDLIGFKRNYSKKDECCGCGKLLQHTNHDRKPNGEKLWECSHCERAFSHNPALMYKPTVTNSLVYKRKRVPPTEKPHVCSECGKAFCYKSEFIRHQRSHTGEKPYGCTDCGKAFSHKSTLIKHQRIHTGVRPFECFFCGKAFTQKSHRREHQRTHTGERPFVCSECGKSFGEKSYLNVHRKIHTGERPYRCRECGKSFSQKSCLNKHWRTHTGEKPYGCSECGKAFYQKPNLSRHQKIHARKNAYRN
- the ZNF793 gene encoding zinc finger protein 793 isoform X2, which gives rise to MIEYQRPVSFKDVVVGFTQEEWYRLNPAQRALYRDVMLETYSNLVSVGYEGTKPYVILKLEQEEAPWICEAACSGCHCQENICQVNVQRKRQQDMILKQGAFISKKTLPKERSHEDNKFGKISPLSINLFPSVQDPNNWDPYGKSVNHNLDLIGFKRNYSKKDECCGCGKLLQHTNHDRKPNGEKLWECSHCERAFSHNPALMYKPTVTNSLVYKRKRVPPTEKPHVCSECGKAFCYKSEFIRHQRSHTGEKPYGCTDCGKAFSHKSTLIKHQRIHTGVRPFECFFCGKAFTQKSHRREHQRTHTGERPFVCSECGKSFGEKSYLNVHRKIHTGERPYRCRECGKSFSQKSCLNKHWRTHTGEKPYGCSECGKAFYQKPNLSRHQKIHARKNAYRN